TAAAAgtctatatatttgagacaaacaaaaacaatatataattctcaaaaataattgagacgcatgaaatattaaattaacaGAAAGAAATGTTCATATTCAATATATTCGAATAACAAAGGGATAGGATtacaaaaaaaatgcaatttctcACAAAGCCCACAGCCTGATTTCTCGAGAATAATCACAGAATATAGAcaagaaaatcaagaatttCCCCCTTTTTCCTTTCTGAACATACTTACACCTTTTGATAAAGAGGGCTTGGCTTGCTCCTCGTATATAATATAAGAATTATTTTTACTTAATTGGGCATTAACTTCaagtcatatttccaaatggaacaacatatatatatatacacactatACAAATTGATTAATGTTCCCGTTTACTTAGCTCGCTCGATCCAGGCCGATAAAAATTTCTTCTCTTCTAGCTAGAACAAAAGTGAATCGCGTCGAAAGTGGGCTCGAGCGCTTCAAACATACACTCAAGCCAAGGCAGGGATGTGGCGATTGCGCCTATCCGTACCGAGGCAGTCGAACCCCTCGATCCTAGAGGCCGGATTGTTGCCAAAACTTTCCCGGATGAATCTGCCTGATGTGATTGGGATAGCACGTGGTGCAACGGGGATGAGTTTCTCGTCCAGAAACCGTGCATCTTGAATTAGTGGGTTAGATACTCTCCTTGGCGGTGACCCCGGAAAAAATGGGGGCGATGAGGCTACTTGTGCGACAGATTGATCCGCAACACAACTACCCTGTTGATTCAAAAcacaattctttttttttctcagaTTTGGCAGGTAAACTTATGAATCGAATGATAAGGATTTCTTGATCTTAAAGTCTTGTACCATGAAATAGATTAAACTGTGGagaaaaagttgaaaaaaaacCTTTGCGAGAATGATGTCCAGCACTTCGTTGGCAGCATTTGCTTCACTAACCTCTTGCTGATGGctttacccaaaaaaaaaagaggtaaaaaaaaataagaaccCATCATCAATAATAAGACAAAAGAACTAAAAAATAGAGGTAaaggtaatttttttatttaccaAATATGCCATCTGCGGGGTCTCATAGGATAAAGGTCATAAAGGGTGCTGTGGTTTAGGCCGAGCCGCCGCGGCTTGGGGCAAACTACGGTCTCTCTCATCTCCACAGATCCTCCGccagcggcggcggcggcgctTCCTCTCAGCTCTTCACGGGCAACAAAATAATTATGCTGAATAGCACAGTGATTCATTTTTCAAGATACTGAATAATTAGACCTGCCATAATCAAGAAAAGGTGAAATATTGGTCACAAAATAActctaataataattattaaaaaatgatttattcgCTCAGGTTAAGATCCGGTCAAGGCGGGACAGGGAGTTTACACTTGTTCttatagaaaaaaatacacagtattttatcttttaaacgTATTTATTTCAAGATGAAAAATACACAGATCTGCTACAAATATCTGCAAATCAATTTGCATCACTCATTCTGAATTACTCGCCTCGTACTTGAAgtcaaaccaaac
The DNA window shown above is from Primulina huaijiensis isolate GDHJ02 chromosome 12, ASM1229523v2, whole genome shotgun sequence and carries:
- the LOC140989253 gene encoding uncharacterized protein, with translation MNHCAIQHNYFVAREELRGSAAAAAGGGSVEMRETVVCPKPRRLGLNHSTLYDLYPMRPRRWHICHQQEVSEANAANEVLDIILAKGSCVADQSVAQVASSPPFFPGSPPRRVSNPLIQDARFLDEKLIPVAPRAIPITSGRFIRESFGNNPASRIEGFDCLGTDRRNRHIPALA